In Symmachiella dynata, the following are encoded in one genomic region:
- a CDS encoding ABC transporter permease, whose translation MIGTMRLIFNEIRYRKFNFLLSLGAVAAATAIFVAFHTITTAQERETRRVTRDLGFNLRVIPRETDMDRFYATGYSDLTMDEQAVHRLVEYPGLSYNHLVATLQRHFELSGVPVLLTGISNEYAPPGQKKKPMIFTVPPGKVYVGYEVAQRLKIKNGETLDIGGQSFVVERTLSETGTSEDVRVSANLSDVQDILGEPGRINEIQAIDCLCMTPDEDPLGILRSELDEAFPDAKVIMLKSMAEARARQRQSAEKFFAYLTPVILIGCALCVGALAMMNVNDRRQEVGLYRALGRSSTRIMTLFIGKAIVIGLCGAAAGFFLGGALALNLGPKIFPVTAAAIKWPWPLLNASLVAATGFTVIASFLPAAAAASQDPAVALRDT comes from the coding sequence ATGATCGGGACAATGCGCTTAATATTTAACGAGATCCGCTATCGCAAATTCAACTTTCTGTTGAGTCTCGGCGCGGTGGCGGCGGCAACGGCGATCTTTGTTGCGTTTCACACAATCACGACAGCGCAGGAGCGTGAGACGCGCCGCGTGACCCGTGACCTGGGCTTCAATCTCCGCGTGATTCCTCGCGAAACCGATATGGATCGGTTTTATGCCACCGGCTACTCGGACCTCACCATGGACGAACAAGCCGTGCATCGCTTGGTCGAATATCCAGGCCTGTCTTACAACCATCTGGTCGCCACACTGCAGCGACATTTTGAATTGAGCGGAGTCCCGGTGTTGCTGACAGGGATTTCCAACGAATATGCGCCGCCGGGGCAAAAGAAAAAACCGATGATCTTCACCGTTCCCCCGGGCAAGGTCTATGTTGGTTACGAAGTCGCGCAGCGGTTGAAAATCAAAAACGGAGAAACGCTCGATATCGGAGGACAGTCCTTCGTCGTGGAACGCACTCTCTCTGAAACGGGAACCAGTGAGGACGTCCGCGTCTCGGCCAACCTCTCGGATGTGCAGGACATTTTAGGCGAGCCAGGCCGCATCAATGAAATTCAAGCCATTGATTGTCTCTGCATGACACCCGACGAAGACCCGCTGGGAATTCTCCGTAGCGAATTGGACGAGGCTTTTCCCGACGCCAAGGTGATCATGCTCAAGTCGATGGCCGAAGCACGGGCGCGGCAACGGCAATCGGCGGAAAAGTTTTTTGCCTATTTGACACCCGTCATTCTCATCGGCTGCGCGTTGTGCGTTGGGGCGCTGGCGATGATGAACGTCAACGATCGTCGCCAGGAAGTCGGCCTATATCGCGCGTTGGGACGTTCCTCGACACGGATTATGACGCTGTTTATCGGCAAGGCGATTGTGATCGGTTTGTGCGGCGCAGCGGCCGGTTTTTTTCTCGGTGGGGCATTGGCCTTAAACCTCGGACCGAAGATCTTCCCGGTGACCGCCGCAGCCATCAAGTGGCCTTGGCCGCTACTCAACGCATCGTTAGTGGCGGCTACGGGATTTACCGTGATAGCCAGTTTTCTGCCCGCCGCAGCAGCCGCATCGCAAGACCCGGCTGTGGCCTTACGTGACACCTAG
- a CDS encoding ABC transporter ATP-binding protein, translating into MIRFEHITKTYRKKSADVSALDDVSLEIATGEFVSVRGSSGSGKTTLLLTTAGMLRPSSGRVLMGDRELYAIPQHERATIRSHEIGFVFQMFHLVPYLNVLDNVLLAGTGKSSRDEAIRLLDGLGMAGRAGHHPAELSAGECQRTALARAFLNSPKLILADEPTGNLDPENATVVMEQLKAYQKLGGTVIVATHSERMDEVADRVVHLDHGRLQTMNAGD; encoded by the coding sequence ATGATTCGATTCGAACACATCACCAAAACGTACCGCAAAAAGTCAGCGGATGTCTCGGCGCTGGACGATGTCTCGCTGGAAATTGCAACGGGTGAGTTTGTCTCCGTCCGCGGTTCAAGCGGCAGCGGCAAGACGACGTTGCTGTTGACGACCGCCGGCATGTTGCGTCCCTCGAGCGGGCGCGTGCTGATGGGGGACAGAGAGTTATACGCGATCCCACAGCACGAGCGGGCGACGATCCGCAGCCATGAGATTGGTTTTGTGTTTCAAATGTTTCACCTCGTCCCCTATTTGAATGTGTTGGACAATGTGCTGCTGGCTGGAACGGGCAAGTCGTCCCGCGATGAGGCGATTCGTTTGTTGGACGGCTTAGGAATGGCCGGACGCGCGGGGCATCATCCAGCTGAGTTGAGTGCAGGGGAATGTCAACGGACGGCGTTGGCGCGTGCGTTTTTAAATTCTCCCAAGTTAATTCTGGCCGACGAACCGACCGGCAACCTCGATCCGGAAAATGCCACAGTTGTCATGGAGCAATTGAAGGCATATCAAAAACTGGGTGGCACGGTGATCGTGGCGACGCATAGCGAACGCATGGATGAGGTCGCCGACCGCGTAGTGCATTTAGACCATGGTCGATTGCAAACGATGAATGCGGGCGACTAA
- a CDS encoding ABC transporter permease, giving the protein MTELEEKTNHSAMSRFSLRDFAPLISLFVIVIFFTLTNDDFLTFGRLRLVLQQGAVLAIVSTGLTFVLLCAEIDLSVGMLALWTACACGVLYEQPFAAGEGGQGDISVTTLVVVIVVPLLSSLLLGLISGLLTVSSRLPSFIITLAMMNIADGLSKTLTQSEKFAVPEALKEIGNGRLKVTDAFYLPFSAILAAAVMILGHIVLQHTRFGRYVYMTGGNREAARLAGVRTGWIVIACLAICAVTAGLGGLVNAGRLGSVTLDQNGELLLSAVACVVLGGTSLFGGEGGIGRTVIGVLTFSVLGVGLSGLISEVDFLEDRMRPLLMGVVLMTALVINGFLSRKSD; this is encoded by the coding sequence ATGACGGAATTGGAAGAGAAGACAAACCATTCGGCAATGAGCCGCTTCAGCCTCCGTGACTTCGCGCCGCTGATCAGCCTGTTCGTCATTGTGATCTTCTTCACACTGACCAACGACGATTTCCTGACGTTCGGACGTTTGCGGCTTGTTCTGCAACAAGGAGCTGTACTGGCGATCGTGTCGACCGGATTGACGTTTGTGCTGTTGTGCGCTGAGATTGATTTGTCGGTCGGCATGTTGGCGCTGTGGACCGCCTGCGCTTGCGGCGTGTTGTACGAACAACCCTTCGCTGCCGGGGAAGGCGGTCAGGGGGATATTTCGGTGACGACCTTGGTGGTGGTCATCGTTGTTCCGCTGCTGAGCAGTCTGTTATTGGGATTGATCTCAGGCCTGCTAACGGTTTCGTCGCGGTTGCCCAGTTTTATCATCACGCTCGCTATGATGAACATCGCCGACGGGCTGTCGAAAACGCTGACGCAGAGCGAAAAATTTGCTGTGCCCGAGGCGCTCAAAGAGATCGGCAATGGAAGGTTGAAGGTGACGGACGCTTTCTATTTGCCGTTCAGCGCAATCTTAGCAGCTGCCGTGATGATTCTGGGCCACATCGTATTGCAACATACCCGCTTCGGCCGTTACGTCTATATGACCGGCGGCAATCGCGAAGCGGCGCGGTTGGCGGGGGTGCGAACGGGGTGGATTGTGATCGCCTGCCTAGCGATCTGTGCCGTCACTGCCGGATTGGGAGGCCTAGTGAATGCCGGACGGTTGGGGAGCGTGACGTTGGATCAAAACGGCGAATTGTTGCTCAGCGCCGTCGCCTGTGTGGTGTTGGGTGGAACGAGCCTGTTTGGCGGCGAAGGGGGCATCGGCCGGACGGTGATCGGCGTGCTCACCTTTAGTGTGTTGGGTGTCGGCTTGAGCGGACTGATCTCCGAAGTCGATTTCCTGGAAGACCGCATGCGACCGTTGTTGATGGGCGTGGTGCTGATGACGGCGCTGGTGATCAACGGATTCCTCTCCCGCAAATCCGATTAA
- a CDS encoding NAD(+)/NADH kinase, with amino-acid sequence MSPPPLKLIIIARDQAPHVQAAWDALRPVLEAQAGIEIVGVEYGETDFENCPADIAVVLGGDGSILRACRQMGMHQIPILGINLGRLGFLADVSPKEFSQDLPKLLAREYTVVDYLMYQCRLIRQGGEERVHLGLNEVAISAGASFSMIDVHLEIDGDPVTTYSGDGLIISTPVGSTAHNLSAGGPILRQDLPAFVITPICPHTLTVRPLVDRADCVYALTVPKCAEGVTLVIDGQIHEPLTAADRIEVTRASVAMHMLKLPGHSYYRTLHRKLGWAGQPRYQQP; translated from the coding sequence ATGTCGCCGCCACCGTTGAAATTGATCATCATCGCTCGTGACCAAGCTCCGCACGTCCAGGCCGCTTGGGATGCGTTACGGCCGGTGCTAGAGGCACAAGCGGGCATTGAAATTGTCGGCGTGGAATATGGCGAGACCGATTTTGAAAACTGTCCCGCGGACATTGCCGTAGTGCTCGGTGGAGACGGATCGATCTTGCGCGCCTGTCGGCAAATGGGGATGCATCAGATTCCCATCTTAGGCATCAATCTCGGCCGACTCGGTTTTCTGGCCGATGTTTCCCCCAAGGAATTCAGCCAGGATTTGCCCAAACTTCTGGCCCGGGAATACACCGTTGTCGATTACCTGATGTATCAATGCCGCTTGATTCGCCAGGGAGGCGAAGAGCGGGTCCACTTGGGACTGAATGAAGTCGCTATCTCGGCCGGTGCATCGTTCTCGATGATCGATGTGCATCTGGAGATCGATGGAGATCCGGTCACGACCTACAGCGGCGACGGGTTGATTATTAGCACGCCGGTCGGCTCGACAGCTCACAACCTTTCCGCAGGTGGCCCGATTTTACGACAGGACTTACCGGCTTTTGTGATCACGCCCATCTGCCCGCACACGTTGACCGTCCGCCCGCTGGTCGATCGCGCCGACTGTGTCTATGCGTTGACCGTGCCCAAATGCGCCGAAGGGGTCACGCTGGTCATCGACGGTCAGATCCACGAACCGCTGACGGCGGCCGACCGTATCGAAGTCACCCGCGCATCGGTCGCCATGCACATGCTGAAGCTTCCCGGACACAGCTACTACCGCACACTGCACAGAAAACTAGGCTGGGCCGGCCAACCCCGCTACCAACAACCGTAA
- a CDS encoding FkbM family methyltransferase → MQIRRLSSLFSPVRYGYCRELFQSPFRALCNLSFMGKSAFSLTLRSGRTAKFSRQGRDHKLWDWYFEHRPPIDFTEDGLVQIEWRGQSVLLRPGTQDFFIFHEIFIDDDYNLSGHDQRLGTVIDLGANAGLFSSALLNKAERVISVEAVGENYRHTLRNLQLNEGVAEDVLHLAVSAHSGETLKLYHNSRNSGGHSVDRNWSEQQSTDTDYETTQSISLADLIAWARCETVDLLKCDIEGSEYDAFLATDEQTLQKIERIVMEVHISETYPPSRLLELIDHLRSAGFQVQLDRDMPTTTATQARMLYADRRHAVATKAA, encoded by the coding sequence ATGCAAATCAGACGGCTTTCCTCGTTATTTTCGCCCGTGCGCTATGGCTATTGCCGCGAATTGTTTCAATCGCCGTTTCGCGCATTGTGCAATTTGTCGTTCATGGGGAAATCCGCATTTTCGCTCACACTCCGCTCAGGACGCACGGCGAAGTTCTCCCGCCAAGGCCGCGACCACAAACTGTGGGACTGGTACTTCGAGCACCGCCCACCGATCGATTTCACCGAAGATGGTTTGGTACAAATCGAGTGGCGGGGACAATCGGTGTTGCTACGGCCCGGCACGCAGGACTTTTTCATTTTCCACGAGATTTTCATCGACGACGACTACAATCTGTCTGGCCATGATCAACGGTTGGGAACGGTGATCGACCTGGGAGCCAACGCGGGACTGTTTTCATCCGCCTTGCTGAACAAAGCCGAACGGGTGATTTCGGTCGAAGCGGTGGGCGAGAACTATCGGCACACACTGCGGAATCTGCAGCTCAACGAGGGTGTTGCCGAGGATGTCTTGCACCTCGCCGTTTCAGCTCATTCCGGGGAAACGTTAAAGTTGTATCACAACTCCCGTAATTCCGGCGGGCATTCCGTGGATCGCAATTGGTCCGAGCAACAATCCACCGACACGGATTACGAAACGACCCAAAGTATCTCTCTGGCGGACCTCATCGCCTGGGCGCGTTGCGAAACGGTCGACTTGTTGAAGTGCGATATTGAAGGTTCGGAATACGACGCCTTTTTGGCGACCGACGAGCAGACGCTGCAAAAGATCGAACGGATCGTGATGGAGGTGCACATCTCGGAAACCTATCCGCCGTCGCGACTGTTGGAATTGATCGACCATTTGCGCTCCGCGGGTTTCCAAGTCCAACTCGACCGCGACATGCCGACCACGACGGCGACACAGGCCAGAATGCTCTATGCGGATCGTCGCCACGCGGTTGCGACCAAGGCGGCGTAG
- a CDS encoding HEAT repeat domain-containing protein: MPNGFSKTFDCLARTTNSHALDVLIVALDVPNEEVRNQAVKAILKRRHPRGHVELLRRFHKLPDAIRNMLEPYAGTMGKALRQCANSGEQQLESNALQFIREFEIYDQVPILLEFLAESSQQEHHRYCLETVEELANTLYEHVNQTTKDSKYLRDARLIQLRIVSALEKICGQPHIPGYERLLESLFILGDLEVGEIRKMLRQDGHPRRKHAEDLLRNSDHPGIMQLVVDFMALSHPSYLSFRCLAERDDPQFICHLLRTWPRSLTISQRKNFKQIESVCWLETQPLELDLIPTALHAKLLQFVNATSIKREFKLRVAEWVVSHGCEEARRAATDMLDELDGGRMHTLIEEGLDSDDEEVQAWATSQLRAKRVPEAFTKLIERLDSPMAQVQQAAREELEDFNLRRILTLYDLLDTQTCRLAGILIQKIDPDALQKLSQEMTGPMRSKRMRATQAAIAMGLQETLSDTFIQLLEDDDVLVRRTATEVVGQIPGAESLTALQGMLDDSNPRIREIAQQGIERLQSAPAPDALAGE; encoded by the coding sequence ATGCCGAACGGCTTTTCGAAAACGTTTGACTGCCTCGCTCGCACCACCAATTCTCACGCATTGGACGTGTTGATCGTTGCGCTCGACGTCCCAAATGAGGAAGTTCGTAACCAAGCGGTCAAAGCGATATTGAAACGTCGCCATCCGCGCGGGCATGTCGAATTATTGCGGCGGTTCCACAAGCTACCTGACGCGATCCGCAATATGCTGGAACCTTACGCGGGCACGATGGGCAAAGCCTTGCGGCAATGCGCGAATTCCGGTGAGCAACAACTCGAGTCCAACGCGCTGCAATTCATCCGCGAGTTCGAAATCTACGACCAAGTGCCGATCTTGTTGGAATTTTTAGCCGAGTCGTCGCAGCAGGAGCATCATCGGTATTGCTTGGAGACCGTCGAGGAACTCGCCAATACGCTCTACGAACACGTCAACCAGACGACGAAGGACAGTAAGTATCTGCGCGATGCACGATTGATTCAGTTGCGGATTGTTTCGGCCTTGGAAAAAATCTGCGGACAACCGCACATCCCGGGTTACGAGCGACTGTTGGAGAGCCTGTTTATTCTAGGCGATCTGGAAGTGGGTGAAATTCGCAAGATGTTGCGGCAAGATGGACACCCGCGTCGAAAACATGCCGAAGATTTACTCCGCAACAGCGACCATCCCGGCATCATGCAGTTGGTTGTCGATTTCATGGCGCTCAGCCATCCCAGTTATCTCTCCTTTCGCTGTTTAGCGGAGCGCGACGACCCGCAGTTTATCTGCCATTTGCTGCGGACATGGCCGCGGAGTTTGACGATCTCGCAGCGAAAAAACTTCAAACAAATCGAGTCGGTCTGTTGGTTGGAAACGCAGCCGTTGGAGTTGGATCTCATTCCCACGGCGCTGCATGCCAAGCTGCTGCAATTCGTTAATGCCACGTCGATCAAGCGGGAGTTTAAGCTCCGCGTCGCCGAATGGGTTGTCAGTCATGGCTGCGAAGAAGCGCGGCGCGCGGCGACCGACATGCTCGACGAGTTGGATGGCGGACGGATGCATACGTTGATCGAAGAAGGTTTGGACTCCGATGACGAGGAGGTCCAAGCATGGGCCACCTCACAGCTCCGCGCCAAACGTGTTCCCGAAGCGTTCACAAAATTGATCGAGCGCTTGGACAGCCCGATGGCGCAGGTCCAGCAGGCGGCCCGCGAAGAATTGGAAGATTTCAATCTTCGGCGCATCCTGACGTTATACGATCTGTTGGACACACAGACCTGTCGTCTGGCGGGGATCTTGATTCAAAAAATCGATCCCGATGCGCTGCAGAAATTGAGCCAGGAAATGACTGGTCCCATGCGGAGCAAACGGATGCGGGCCACTCAAGCGGCGATTGCCATGGGGTTGCAAGAGACGTTATCAGATACCTTTATCCAATTGTTGGAAGACGATGACGTGTTGGTGCGACGGACCGCCACCGAGGTCGTGGGCCAAATCCCCGGTGCAGAATCATTGACCGCATTACAAGGCATGCTGGACGATTCCAATCCCAGAATCCGAGAAATTGCCCAGCAAGGAATCGAACGACTTCAATCGGCCCCCGCACCCGATGCGCTCGCCGGCGAATGA
- a CDS encoding TatD family hydrolase, whose protein sequence is MYYIDPHVHMISRVTDDYERMARMGCVAVSEPAFWAGFDRGSVDGFRDYFRQLTEFEPTRASWSGIQHFSWLCINAKEAENVSLSREVIAMIPEFMDKPGVLGIGEIGLNKNTKNEATIFREHVDLAMKTRELILIHTPHLQDKYKGTRMIVDMLLEDDRIEPERVLIDHVEEHTVRLAKEEGFWCAMTLYPVTKCTPSRAADIIEMYGDDRIMVNSAGDWGPSQPLAVPDFIQELRKRGMPDSKIKKIVYDNPLEFFRQSRNFKFTAPDTCVEEREEVLE, encoded by the coding sequence ATGTATTACATTGATCCCCACGTGCACATGATTTCTCGTGTGACGGACGACTATGAGCGGATGGCGCGGATGGGTTGCGTGGCTGTCAGCGAACCCGCCTTTTGGGCCGGCTTTGATCGCGGTAGCGTCGACGGCTTTCGCGACTATTTCCGACAGCTCACCGAATTCGAACCGACCCGGGCCAGCTGGTCGGGAATTCAACACTTCTCTTGGCTGTGCATTAACGCCAAGGAAGCGGAGAACGTTTCATTGTCGCGGGAAGTGATCGCCATGATTCCTGAATTCATGGACAAGCCCGGCGTGCTGGGCATCGGCGAAATCGGGCTGAATAAAAACACGAAAAACGAAGCGACGATCTTTCGCGAACATGTCGACTTGGCGATGAAAACCCGCGAGTTGATTTTGATCCACACCCCGCACTTGCAAGACAAGTACAAAGGGACGCGGATGATCGTCGATATGCTGCTCGAAGATGATCGCATCGAACCAGAGCGGGTGTTGATTGACCACGTTGAAGAACACACTGTGCGGCTGGCCAAGGAAGAAGGTTTCTGGTGTGCGATGACACTCTACCCGGTCACAAAATGCACGCCGTCGCGCGCCGCCGACATCATCGAAATGTACGGCGACGACCGCATCATGGTGAACTCCGCCGGCGACTGGGGCCCCTCACAACCACTGGCCGTCCCCGATTTCATCCAAGAACTCCGCAAACGCGGCATGCCGGATTCGAAGATCAAAAAAATCGTCTACGACAACCCGCTAGAGTTCTTCCGCCAGTCACGAAATTTCAAGTTTACGGCGCCGGATACGTGTGTGGAGGAGCGTGAAGAGGTGCTGGAGTAG
- a CDS encoding WD40 repeat domain-containing protein, protein MTQKKYIGSAIRHLASPWQGNIVAAALHEHTVSLWDISTGEQLSEFDTIMDFGGKRLALSHAESACLTAAYHIHGLACYNTPIGDLRWQRKDLKKIQRLTLTPDEKFACCCFSSGPGHVIDISTGETILSIRALNNVWFHAQNTFRLYQYRSYKISVVHQNDKQAFPIEPISFSILDVAFNEHYVAITEAGADVRVFDLATGQMTMRHKQPEGHHVLRISAMPGTVFFHGVQWCFRKGGPKRLIRLSPDAATQEVIYDLGGPTFETEFCNGGRCLLTSDGDLIDCRTAKLKRKIKFPQPTE, encoded by the coding sequence ATGACGCAGAAAAAGTACATTGGCTCAGCAATTCGCCATCTCGCGTCTCCCTGGCAAGGCAATATCGTCGCCGCGGCACTACATGAACACACTGTATCGCTATGGGACATTTCGACAGGTGAGCAGTTATCGGAATTCGATACAATTATGGATTTTGGTGGGAAAAGACTTGCACTGTCTCACGCAGAATCCGCCTGCTTGACGGCCGCCTATCATATTCACGGACTCGCCTGTTACAACACGCCTATCGGCGACTTGCGATGGCAGCGTAAAGACCTGAAGAAGATCCAACGGTTGACGTTGACTCCAGACGAAAAATTCGCCTGCTGCTGCTTTTCTAGTGGACCGGGCCACGTCATCGACATTTCGACGGGAGAGACAATTCTCAGCATAAGGGCACTCAACAACGTCTGGTTCCACGCTCAAAACACTTTTCGTCTTTATCAGTATCGATCGTACAAAATCTCGGTTGTCCACCAGAATGACAAGCAGGCTTTTCCGATAGAACCGATCAGTTTCAGTATCCTGGATGTGGCCTTTAATGAGCACTATGTGGCAATTACTGAAGCGGGGGCCGATGTTCGAGTATTCGATTTGGCAACCGGACAAATGACGATGCGCCATAAACAGCCCGAGGGCCACCACGTTCTTCGAATAAGTGCGATGCCGGGTACTGTTTTTTTTCATGGCGTTCAGTGGTGTTTCCGAAAAGGGGGGCCAAAACGTCTCATTCGCCTGAGCCCAGATGCCGCAACACAAGAAGTCATCTACGACTTGGGAGGCCCTACTTTTGAAACGGAGTTTTGTAACGGCGGCCGTTGTCTTCTAACTTCAGATGGAGATTTGATTGACTGCCGAACGGCGAAACTGAAAAGGAAGATTAAATTTCCACAACCTACGGAGTAA
- a CDS encoding FG-GAP repeat domain-containing protein, with product MTCCRLILSLAICFAALNTAAATASAEELQRLSYNDPDLVVDLGVGLWAFPLPMDYDGDGDHDLVVSCPDKPYNGTYFFENTSGDVAMPVFKPGVRLGPGYHHMQVSYVDGEPRVLRPAKEYQNFRQSQLSDEKQLQPSAKFYQPKGKTRANQWKYLDYNGDGALDIIVGIGDWTDYGWDDAYNEKGEWTRGPLRGFVFVIANTATTEEPVYAEPKRIEIDGAPLEVFGWPSPNFVDFDKDGDLDLLCGEFRDSFTYFENVGTRTESKYSAGKTLMHGGKKLTMDLEMITPTAFDWDKDGDADLICGDEDGRVAFLENTGKLIDGVPEFLPPRYFQQQAQNVKFGALSTPYGVDWDGDGDEDVICGNTAGYIGFIENLGGDGTATKWAAPVRMQADGETIRIQAGPNGSIQGPCESKWGYTTLSVADWDGDELPDIMINSIWGEILWYRNIGTRTAPQLAAAQPVEVQWPGETPKPAWTWWNPRGKQLVTQWRTTPEMVDWNDDGLMDLVMLDHEGYLAFFERKKNGEQLQLLPGARVFTDEKGDLLRLNERSAGGSGRRKIHLVDVDGDGRRDMLMNSTNADFYKNMGTRDGKTVLKNTGEIDKRKISGHSSSPTTIDLDGQGARDFLIGAEDGYLYYRSNSLAK from the coding sequence ATGACATGTTGTCGTTTGATTCTCAGTCTGGCCATTTGTTTCGCCGCTCTGAATACCGCCGCTGCCACCGCCAGTGCTGAGGAATTGCAGCGACTGTCGTACAACGATCCCGACTTGGTGGTCGATTTAGGAGTCGGACTGTGGGCGTTTCCGTTGCCCATGGATTACGACGGTGACGGCGACCATGATCTGGTCGTCTCCTGTCCGGACAAGCCGTACAACGGCACGTACTTCTTTGAGAACACCTCCGGCGACGTTGCCATGCCGGTTTTCAAACCGGGGGTTCGCTTGGGACCGGGGTACCACCATATGCAGGTCTCTTATGTCGATGGCGAACCACGTGTGTTGCGGCCCGCTAAGGAATATCAAAACTTTCGCCAATCACAGCTTTCCGACGAAAAACAACTGCAACCGTCGGCGAAGTTTTATCAACCCAAAGGAAAAACCCGCGCCAATCAGTGGAAGTACCTGGATTACAACGGCGACGGGGCGCTGGATATCATCGTGGGAATTGGCGATTGGACCGACTACGGTTGGGACGATGCCTACAACGAAAAAGGGGAGTGGACCCGCGGACCCTTGCGCGGCTTTGTGTTCGTAATCGCCAACACCGCAACGACGGAAGAACCGGTTTACGCGGAACCTAAACGCATCGAAATCGACGGCGCGCCGTTGGAGGTCTTCGGCTGGCCCTCGCCGAATTTCGTCGACTTCGATAAAGACGGCGATCTCGATCTGTTGTGCGGCGAATTCCGTGACAGCTTTACCTACTTCGAAAATGTCGGGACGCGCACCGAGTCGAAATATTCCGCCGGCAAGACATTGATGCATGGCGGAAAAAAACTGACCATGGACTTGGAAATGATCACGCCGACAGCCTTTGATTGGGATAAGGATGGCGATGCCGATTTGATCTGCGGCGACGAAGATGGCCGTGTCGCCTTTCTAGAAAACACCGGTAAGCTCATCGACGGCGTGCCGGAATTTCTGCCGCCTCGGTACTTCCAACAACAGGCGCAGAACGTGAAATTCGGTGCGCTGTCGACCCCCTATGGTGTCGACTGGGACGGCGACGGTGACGAAGACGTGATTTGCGGCAACACCGCCGGCTACATTGGTTTCATTGAAAATCTGGGTGGCGACGGAACCGCCACAAAATGGGCGGCACCGGTTCGCATGCAAGCCGACGGCGAAACCATCCGCATTCAAGCCGGACCCAACGGTTCAATCCAAGGCCCCTGCGAATCCAAATGGGGTTACACGACCCTCAGCGTGGCTGATTGGGATGGCGATGAATTGCCGGACATCATGATCAATTCCATCTGGGGCGAAATCCTCTGGTACCGCAACATCGGCACCCGCACCGCTCCCCAATTAGCGGCTGCTCAACCGGTCGAAGTGCAGTGGCCGGGAGAGACCCCCAAACCGGCTTGGACGTGGTGGAATCCGCGCGGCAAACAACTCGTCACTCAGTGGCGGACCACTCCGGAAATGGTCGATTGGAACGACGACGGCTTGATGGATCTGGTGATGCTCGACCACGAAGGCTACCTCGCCTTTTTCGAGCGCAAAAAAAATGGGGAGCAATTGCAATTGTTGCCCGGCGCCCGTGTGTTCACGGATGAGAAGGGAGACTTGCTGCGACTCAACGAGCGGAGCGCCGGTGGCAGCGGCCGTCGTAAAATCCATCTGGTTGACGTCGATGGCGATGGTCGGCGCGACATGTTGATGAATAGCACCAATGCTGATTTTTATAAAAACATGGGCACGCGCGACGGCAAGACCGTGCTGAAAAACACCGGCGAAATCGACAAACGAAAAATCTCCGGCCACTCCAGCAGCCCCACAACCATCGACCTAGACGGCCAGGGTGCTCGCGATTTCCTGATCGGAGCCGAGGACGGGTATTTGTATTACCGGTCAAATTCGCTGGCGAAGTAA